The genomic window tgttctcgtataggagggagcTTTGGAGCCattcgttgctgactttgttgacacaccacttgcccaaggcaagccccgatgcatgaTCCCTATTTTttaataatcactgaatatatatatgatgtgcatttacgtttcaggtattttatgaaaactacatgcatcgatatacttacctatgagtcctactagtatcggtcaagtagctgctatgctcagggcatcggtagcatgagtaacctgtcgttactcacaataggtgaaaattatgatcactcatgataaaatagtggaaaggaaaaatggagaccgagcagagatatggtttaggtattggtgggtgtaagaggttgtgtcctacggccaacaaggcatagcttggttacactttttccctatctgtgtcggttaaggaccgaccattgcattgggttctagggaagtcacagatttattatcccgagcacatatttgggtatgggcgtagggaagacttgttgctctcttatcgtgggttccagctctttccggaccgactgattggaggcagggatggtggaggtctaagcatcgcactgagtccgagacttaggaacgggggcttagagtccaagtttggacggggacctggaccccatgacaggagagtgatgggttagccctgtttgtgcctagggtacaagcgggcgcGTGTGTTTTCGGgctacccagctgggggcattgattcacgaatcaccggtgatctagtatggcttgtctacagtctagcaccgtagtaagaactaaaagatgaaaggtgataaaatagacctgattgctcaacccttgcttgaaagtataatagttgcttacatagaatgactaGATAAATAatcaatcatgactgctaataataacataaataaggatttacTATTAGCATTGCTTTCTAAAAAAGAAACCCAGTAAACCCTAAAGCTTtacatatcccttggagtcgggaaattattttcactagtcggataagtcttgcgagtacattgtgtactcaaggtttatttacccctgttgcaggttaaACTTGAGGAGTACCCGTTGTGGGAAGGATTCtgctggtgggcatagacggatccttgtttattattgatagatgtttattatcattctgctatttaatattccacactctgaatttggcaatataataatgaatttctaagaactctggatgtatgaaatagattaagtattgtaactcgttctcattattggaaagttggggaaaaatgtggactatttgggctctcccttggggtgtgcctgacggaatTCGCCCGCTATAGctcactttcggggtgcttagtgtctgatggaagacgagcgcctccgtaaatacgttattttgggcggttctgatacatatgccttggtaccttcctcatagcttaggagcaccatcggtgtgctcctgtcctccaccttggtgaggaccagcttcgtcttcctaacatggccgatgcagccgaatgtccgaaggaaggacacgttcggcttgcgcccataccaagcttcaaatggtgtcttgcccttcagggccttggtgggtacgcggttgaggatgaacaccgtcgtAATCACCTCCTCTCCCTAGAACTTTGTCGGCAtgcttttggccttcatcatggatcgagccatgtcgAGCACCATCTAGTTCCattgctccaccatgccattctgctgtGGTGAGTACGGTGCGGTCTGGTGTCACACCACATCCCGATCTACGTAGTATGcagtgaactccaccgaagtgaattcgtcgCCGCGATCAGTCCGCAGCACGCGTAGCTTCTTGCTGCTCTCTGTCTCCGCAagtgccttgaacttcttgaccgctTTCGCTACCTCGGTCTTGTTGGTCAGAAGCTGCAGCCACATGAACCGGTTGTAGTCATCCACTAGGaagatgaagtacttgcgccCGCCATGCGTCGCTGATGTGATCAGCCcgcagaggtcaccatggaccagctcgaggTCCTCTGCTGCCCGGTACTTCGCTATCTTTAGGAACGACAGCCTCCTTTGCTTCCCAACCAAGCAGTTGTCATACAACTTGCCGACGTGCTCGATGTGAGGCAGTCCAATCACCATCTTCTCCATTCGACCaagagcgtcgaagctgagatggccataCCGGGCATGTCACAGCCATGTCTCCTCCGTGTGCCTTGTAGCTAATCAGATGGGCTGCTCCACGTTCAAGTCGAGTAAGTACAGCTATTTCTAGGACATCTTCACCTTGTCATGAAGCCACTGCTCCTGGTCCTGGATCCTGAGGAcgtcgtccttgatcagtacctcgctgccacgctcatccagctggccaatgctgatgatgcttgaacgcagctatGGGATGTAATATATATCTGTTAGCGCGTGGTGCTCGCCATTCTGgaacctgaagatgatggtgccgcaccctcagatcgccacccttgagccgtcactgaacttcaccgtgccggtcacaTTGTCGTCGAGCTCAAAGAAGCcttccttggagcccatcatataGTTGCTGGCGCCgaagtccaggtaccaccgctgctccttcTCGTCGCCCACATGtttgaggtggacttgggcgtgtGGTTCGTCAAGGTTGACAACCTTTAGAGCCTTACCATTCccttccaccaccatcacctctcccttctctttggtctcaacgtcgtgcagtgcatagaacatcGCCATCATCGTCTGGTTCtttcgctccaccatgccattctactGTGGCGAGTACGGTGCGGTGTGGTgtcacaccacaccctgatccacgcagtacgcagcgaactccaccgaagtgaattcgccaccgcgatcagtccgctgcacgcgtagcttcttgccgctctccatCTTCGcacgcgccttgaacttcttgaccgctTCCGCTGCATCGGTCTTGCTGGTCAGAAGCTGCAGCCACATGAACCGGTTGCAATCATCCACCAGGAAGATGAAGTACTTGCTCCCACCGTGTGTCGTTGACGTGATCGGCCCATAGAGGCCACCATAGACCAGTTCGAGGGCCTCTACTGCGTGGTACTTTGCTATCTTTGGGAATGACAGCCTTCTTTACTTCCCAACCAAGCAACTGTCATACAACTCACCGACGTGCTCAATGTGAGGCAGCCTAGTCACCATCTTCTTCAGCCGACCaagagcgtcgaagctgagatggccataccggacatgtcacagccatgactcctcTGTGTGCCTTGCAGCCAAGCAGATGGGCTGCTCTATCTTTAAGTCGAGCAGGTATAGCCAATTTTGGGACCTCTTTACCTTGGCATGAAGccgctgctcctggtccctgatcctgaggacgtcgtccttgatcagtacctcgctgccacgctcatccagctggccaatgctgatgatgcttgaacgcagctgcgggatgtaatatacatccgttagcgcacgGTGCTCGCctttctggcacctgaagatgatggtgccacaccctcggatcaccacccttgagccatcactgaACTTCACTGTACCGGTCACATTgccgtcgagctcagagaaggcttccttggagcccgtcatgtggttgctggcaccgaaGTCCAGGTAccatcgctgctcctgctcgtcgCCCACATGTCTGAGGTAgacttgggcgcgcggttcgtcgaggttgacaaccttcagagccttgccgtgcccttccaccaccatcacctctcccttctccttgatCTCAACATCGTGCAATGCATAGAACATcgtcatcaggagagtggcctcatcatcctcatcagcctacgctaaatgagcctcaatcttcttctcctgcttacgatttgggcactcctttaccCAATGACCCATCTTCCTGTAGCGCCGGTAGGCGTTGGgatcgaccttcttcttcttcttctccgaaaaaGCCTTGTCGTGGCGCTTGCCATTGCCACCGCGGTTGGAGGAGGTTTCCCCAGACTTTTTCTCCTTCATCCGGGCAGTCCACTCCTCTTCTGTCaacagcagcttgccgctgtccgtcATTGCTGTGGCCTACTCCATCCtttcgtccaccgcccgcagacggtctatcacatcctcaatgatgAGGGTGGACATGTCCAGCATCATTTCtatagagagagcgatctggatgtatttcaccggcacggagtggaggtacttggagaccgcctcttcttcgtcgatggtgatgccgtagctcctcagcttgctgatgagcgactgcaggcggAGAGAGAAGTTCTCCACCGACTCACCattcttgaacttgaggttggcatactcctgcttcaACAGCTAGGCTGtcaccttctttgcgcggtcggagccgacgcgcatcgctgcaatggcctcccacgcctccttagcagagttcttcgcccccaacAGTTCCCTAtactccgctggcacagcagcgaggatagtcttcaacgctgacatgtcgtcttcttcgttgtcggtgcccttgtcaatggcattccagagccgtcgggctctgagtttGACTTTCATGGTTACAGTCCACtcgtcatagttggtgcgagtcagcgtcggccaactgatgcagctgacctcccacaccgtgcgcacgacgacctcctgtcgtggctgagCGCCACAGTAGCACCACTGCtatcgcccatctccgaaccattcgtcatcgccagcggttagtccgacgaCGTCGCTTgtacgactctgataccacttgttggtccctCGGCTGCCCTACACAGGTAAGTAGTAAGCTTAACAGCACACTCACTCACtgtggctagaggtagaagaagatattgaTAATAGCTCATGCACACACACAACATAATCTCAGCGTTGGCCGAAAGCTCTGCTTTTGGACGTGGCAAACTGAACTCTCTTCATTGAGTTGTAGtgccatctaatcctagtacatagACATACcaggctgtcatgctgctacaatGACTAGATATGTAAACAGAGCTGATTTTGACGTTGTcagtgttttggaaccgggggtccctcaaccaacgagtgaatttgtgctgcgtgcccctaatcccggatggtgatgcaaagagacacaaggtttatactggttcaggcaatcgaggccctacgtctagtctgagagatcgatcttgtattccttgcaccggagtgctcatagtagggggttacaagctaggtgagagagggagctagccccaggtctcggcgagggtggcgcgggctgcttgaggcgttgttcccaagcagtgtaggagtgtgtagttctatctgtggctcggtgcctccctacagtgggatcccattcggagacctccctgccggtctcggacacgacacagggcgcgctcatacaggctcgcccgtagtcgtccctgactcttttgccctggggcggctgtcgaaacccctaggggcccagccttcgaacccctggaccgtaatgggctcgggtcgcttgtctttatcttgggtgtaggaagagcccccgagcctccgcacggagcgtgagggcggtcaggggtcctcccgacttttttgtccgtctcccgcacgtccttttcgctcggacgggggctgtttgccgagcccactcgtgtgcgagcctgagccgctgggtctcggcaaagttgcaggaggagcccccgagtctctcgcacggagtgagagagcggtcagaggtccccctggcttttggtttgcccctcgcgcgtgagggtctgtctgccgagccccccttgggtgcgagcctaggttgcggggtctcggcgtcttttgcagaaggagctccctagcctctgcacggagcaagagggctgtcaggagatcttctggctttttgaacgaccctcgcgcttcctttttgctcggaaggagggtttgttttgccgagccccctcgtgtgcgagccttagtcgctgggcctcgacaatggtttgcaggaagagtcccttagcctctgcgtggagcaagagggccgtcggggATTCTCCTAACTTTTTACtcaaccctcgcgcttccttttcgctcggaaggaggggtggaatgtgccgcgctaccctcggtgggtgcgagcgatggcacttccggtgagctgttatcgggtaagtccgagtggaggcccgtaccccattcgctgggggtcggctagcggtccggagacgcgctccaagagtaccggagggtttctctagtgggtgccgaggccgttcgctgggcctcggtggctcggtgcctccctacggtgggatcccattcggagacctccctgccggtctcggacacgacaccgagcgtcccaagcgtttcgcttgcttgggcctcggcctcgtataggctcgcccgtagtcgcccctgactctgttgccctggggcggctgtcgaaacccctaagggcctagccttcgaacccctggaccgtagcggtcTCGGTGCCCTGTTCCTTTGCCTAAAAggaatcggggggggggggtattTCTCTTCCTACGGCTAATAACGgtaggcgcgtcttttgaggcggctttttcggggaggcgaaacggcgcctgctgctgctgtggttggacgcgacgtggcgtcagccgacgggacgtatctgcacgcgcgattaatgaggagggagtgggcacgtgggcggtaagaccggatatggataaccgcgccggattttttgggggaaacttccccgatttcgtcgcccggtggtttcgtttcgtccctgcataaatacacaaagagcctcgccctcccccttcttaccttttccgcattcgctttcgctgcctctgtgccgttgctgagagcgtagagcgccggggaggagaagggcgagagcgagagactgaaagaaagagagagagagattaccgccgtagcagcgacctccaccacgcaatggctggtggtcccgtcatcctcccggcggatccctaggagcggtctgacgtcaccgaggagaagctgcagtcgctcatggaggccggtcttcttcgcccgatcaccgaccctgacgagccggagtggattgctccagggaacgagtcggagccgaggccgcgcgacggctacgtggtgagcttcgtcgtcttccacgagcgaggcctcgggtcgccggtggataacttcatacgggcgctcccgcactactatggcgtggagctccacaatttcagccccaactccatcgcgtaggcggccatcttcgtcgccgtctgtgaggggtacttggggatcgctccccactgggagttgtggctccatttgttccgggcgacgttcaccaccaagccggggggaacaaGGGGGGCccggaaggtgcagagggccggcggctgcacccttcacgtgcgccaagaccggcagtccctctacatcccggcccagctatcatcgtccaaccgtcgttggtacgacggctggttctacctccgcaatgacgacggaggacttcctccttataccgggcgggttgtagagagtcaaccagagaaatggggatacggcgttaTCAAGGctgatcagcctaggctggagccgctcttgcgggccttggggaagctgcgtgaccgcggcctttcggcggccgtggtcgtggcggcctttcaccgccggagggtgttgccgctgatggcccggcggcggcggctgttcgagatgaccccgagcgacccgattgccggtatcaagatgtccgccttcccccttaccgacgacgagaccctgcgtcgggtgagagaggcggtagacgggaagccgaagatcgacgatttgatgccgttcccgatgcgcccgtcgcgggggcacatttcactggtgagttggatgttgccgaggatttcgcggccttcttgtttttcgccttttttgtctgttgtcttacttcgtcgttcccataggggataagagacgtgcgaggctcccagccgcccgttcccgaggatgcccggcggcgatccgtgaacagggcgtgcgccgaggaggaggagaagaagaaagatgccaaggaggcgaagcgcacgaagaagctcctcgcgcgcgaaaagctggacgcccgtcgccggcgtcagaagctcgacggtctcccgttggagccgtctccctcgtcgtcggtgtcggattcttcgggcgacggcggcgggcgcgaggtggggacggcctgcctggaacacctccccgacattagggagatggtgcccggggcgccaaaaaggagcctgacgctcctaggaggaggaggtgtcccggggccggtggcggcccgtcccggggccgaggtCGACGTGCCCGAGGCgcaggtgtcggaggagcgtgccgtcagcccgatgggttcgacggtggaggtggagcgagcgacggtgggggcgaccccattgtctccgtgaagggtcgaggaggtgccggggtccggcggaggccagctggcaccggtggacaccgaggccgcgctgctgccaccaccgccgccattgcagaggaggctggcggtgtcaaagcggctgcatccccgttcgcggtaagcgtcttttctggtggagtccatagtacttcttgtttgccccttggtcgcatgctgaccttgggagtgtctttgcttccagccagacgcatctagtggaagatcctgccttggcgccccgtaaggcgctcaaggtgaacgttagctcctccgcccatcaggcagcggaggcgcaggctggcgtgcagcgtggcgcggcgtcgggcggggccgtttcagaggaggcggctgcccaggaaaagggtgccgaggcggccgcggagcgagtggaggaggaggagcccacgcctcgcgatgtcgcgggccttggggcgaaggaggctggggcgtccaccattgccgaggccattgagggtgaggccggagcccccaagacctccgaagtcagggcggtggacgccggggccaccgaggtagagatggcggaggccagagcccccgggtccatcgaggccgaggcgatggaggtggagacagagcaagttttggcgccgcccctggttcagacaatctcgtctgatgattcctcccgagggaaggaggcggtggacgtcgaggcggccagtaccgcggagcagccagtcccagatcccgccgaggggagttcggcccttgcccagctgcggcccgagccccgtgagtggaacttcccgcgtgttttctggcggaaccaggctgatcccgagggggagcctgtgttcgcccttgaagatatcgcagagggggggcggtgggataccctcgagcagtaccgccaactggcagtgcggtcgctgcagacagcgatgactgttATGGAAGGGGACTTGCCTGGTGTCACTCAGGTAAGTACTTTCGTCTCTCGTGCTGAGTTGTTTTCTCTTCGAGCCCCCTCGCAGcgtttgacgtgcgttttttacctctttaggagctcgagacccggtcccttgggaaatcggtgttcctacgaagggagagggatatctgggaccagctccagcggcagaagggcctgcttgccgatgcccaggggcttttgtcggcgcggagtgcggaagtggaggacctccgccttcgttgtgctgacctttaggccgagtt from Miscanthus floridulus cultivar M001 chromosome 11, ASM1932011v1, whole genome shotgun sequence includes these protein-coding regions:
- the LOC136492505 gene encoding uncharacterized protein; this translates as MTMFYALHDVEIKEKGEVMVVEGHGKALKVVNLDEPRAQVYLRHVGDEQEQRWYLDFGASNHMTGSKEAFSELDGNVTGTVKFSDGSRVVIRGCGTIIFRCQKGEHRALTDVYYIPQLRSSIISIGQLDERGSEVLIKDDVLRIRDQEQRLHAKLLTSKTDAAEAVKKFKARAKMESGKKLRVQRTDRGGEFTSVEFAAYCVDQGVV